From Parambassis ranga chromosome 9, fParRan2.1, whole genome shotgun sequence, the proteins below share one genomic window:
- the LOC114441954 gene encoding hyaluronan and proteoglycan link protein 1-like: MMSLLCITIICMTLAGSAFSSSSQPVKVFAELGGNVTLPCRLMSTDDLPFGRVGIRAKWTKVAEHKSLNEDVLLSMGFHKRTYGSFEDRVFLKEKDSEDASLVITEVSMGDMGKYRCEIINGVEETEQEVILEVQGGLIDGVVFPYSPNIGRYRMNFRDAAQACSNQNAVIATFDQLVEAWRSGLDWCNAGWLSDGTVQYPITKPRAPCGGTNNGPGLRTYGRQNKQSRFDVFCYASALQGRFYWLVQPDRLTFDEAVNACADDGAEIAKVGHMYSAWKLEGYDRCDAGWLADGSVRYPISRPRKNCSPTESAVRFVGFPDKTQKSYGVYCFKPEQ, encoded by the exons ATGATGAGTCTGCTGTGCATCACAATTATCTGCATGACCCTGGCTGGCAGTGCGTTCAGCTCTTCCTCACAACCAG TCAAGGTTTTTGCTGAGCTTGGTGGCAATGTCACCCTGCCCTGCAGGCTCATGTCTACAGACGACCTGCCCTTTGGCAGGGTTGGTATCCGAGCCAAATGGACCAAGGTGGCAGAGCACAAATCTCTGAATGAGGATGTCCTGCTTTCAATGGGATTCCACAAGAGGACCTATGGAAGCTTCGAGGACCGTGTCTTTTTGAAGGAGAAGGACAGTGAAGATGCCTCTCTAGTAATTACTGAAGTGTCCATGGGTGACATGGGGAAATATCGATGTGAGATCATCAATGGGGTGGAGGAAACTGAACAAGAGGTCATTTTAGAAGTGCAAGGTGGCCTCATTGATG GTGTCGTATTCCCATACTCTCCCAACATTGGCCGCTACAGAATGAACTTCCGTGACGCTGCGCAGGCCTGTTCGAACCAGAATGCTGTCATTGCTACCTTTGACCAGCTTGTTGAGGCCTGGAGGAGTGGCCTGGACTGGTGCAATGCTGGCTGGCTGAGTGATGGCACAGTCCAGTACCCTATCACCAAACCCAGAGCGCCCTGTGGTGGCACCAACAACGGGCCTGGTCTCAGAACATACGGAcgccaaaacaaacaaagccgCTTTGACGTGTTCTGCTATGCTTCTGCACTCCAGG GACGTTTCTATTGGCTGGTTCAGCCCGACAGGCTGACCTTTGACGAGGCTGTAAATGCATGTGCAGATGATGGTGCCGAGATCGCCAAGGTGGGACACATGTACTCTGCCTGGAAGCTTGAGGGCTATGATCGCTGTGACGCCGGCTGGCTGGCTGATGGAAGTGTTCGCTACCCCATCTCCAGACCCCGCAAGAACTGCAGTCCCACAGAATCTGCAGTGCGCTTTGTTGGattccctgacaaaacccaaaAGTCTTATGGTGTCTACTGCTTCAAGCCTGAGCAGTGA